Below is a window of Camelus ferus isolate YT-003-E chromosome 4, BCGSAC_Cfer_1.0, whole genome shotgun sequence DNA.
atagagaaattGACCAACAGGAATATACTTTTATAGAATTGCTTACGGAATGAGGGGAAAATTCACATTAAATGCTCCCTCTTCACACAAAGCCCTTGTGTGTAGTGAGAGTCTGTGTAATTAGATTTACCTACGATAACTTGTATGAAGGTTGCCCTTCATCTTATCCTCTGAGACCCTCAGGTGAGAGAAACCAAGAGGCAGAGAAACATCCACCATCACCAGGTGAAGTGTTTTTGAGTCAGCAGGTTCCTCACAGCAGTCTTCCTGTCCTTGTTCCTGAGGCTGTAGATGATGGGGTTGAGCATGGGGGTTACCATCCCATAAAAGAGGGAGGTGAGCTTGTCTGCAAGGCCTTGTTTGTCTACTCCCAGAGGGTCCCTGGATTTGGGCTTCCCATACATGAAGAGGATGGTCCCATAGAAGACGACCATGACTGTGAGGTgggcagagcaggtggagaaggcctttTTCCTCCCCTCAGCTGAAGGGATCTTCAAAATGGTAGCAATGATGAACACATAGGAGAAAGAGATGAGCAGCACAGGGACCCCCAAGAAAATCACATTGGCCACAACCATGCTGATCACATTGATGGAGATATCAGCACAAGCCAACTTCAGGACAGCCAGGATCTCACAGGTGAAGTGGTTGATGACATTGTCCCCACAGAAGGGTAGTTGCATTGCTAGGGATGTCTGCACCATGGCAGTGGTGCTTCCAGCTGCCCAGGAGCCAGCAGCCATGGGCACGTAGGCAGCCTTGCTCATGACCATAGGGTACCTCAGGGGgttgcagatggccacgtagcggtcaaaCGCCATCATGCCCAGAAGCACACACTCTGTGGCTCCCATGGCAAAGGAGAGGAACATCTGCACGGCACAGCCCGAGAAGGAGATGGTTTTCCTGGGAGTAAGGAAGCTGCCAAGAAtgagggggacagaggaggtTGTGTAGCAGATGTCGAGGAAGGAGAGGTTCcccaggaagaagtacatgggcgTGTGCAGGTGGGAGTCAGACACGGTCACCAGGACGAGGACCCCGTTTCCCAGCAGGATCAGCAGGTACATCAGCAGGATGAGCACAAAGAACGTTTTCTCCAGCTTCGGGTGGGCTGAGAGGCCCAGGAGAATGAACCCCAGCATCGGGGAGGTCTGATTAGACCTGTCCATGGTGCCTCTCCTCTGTAACTTGCAGGAATTCAAAAAGCCAACTTCATGATTTTCTGATGCCTAAAGTGGCCAGAAAGCCAGTGAGGAAACTCGTCCTGCCGAGCAGCTAGAGAACAGCTCTTGCAACCTGGGGGTCACTCTAAGTAAAATCTACTTTGTGATATTTGGCTGCCCGTAGAGGTATTTCACATGTCACCAGAGTGGACAGAATTTTTCTAACATATTCAAGATTGACATTACACATTTACTTCAAGTTATACCATGTGTGGCCAAttcattttaatcaattttgTGAGAAGTGTTGTATTACATTTGTATGATTTTCCCGCCTTTAGGGTGTAAGACAGGTTGGAAATAACTGATCATTTTCATCCTCTATTCCTGACCATTCCCCTCTTCAAGCACTTTTGGATATTACCTTCCTCCTCTCACACAGTTTTCTCTCCCCAGACCTCTGGGatattcattccttctttccttcatgcACCTGCCAGACTCCTCAGGTGCATTTACCCAAAGAACTGGCCTTTGCCAACCACCCAGTGCCTGGCAATCATTAagttcctttccctctctgggcctctgattCCCTAATACTCACTCTggaatggatttatttttagaggtatcCCATCCCAGGGACCAAGTGACCTCAGGAATCTCTTGTTCTTGGGCTTTCTGTCATACCCCTGAgttgtccttttccttttccttcaagtTCCCTCCGTGCCACTTAGTCACAAGGGTGAAGCCAGGAATGGGGCTGGGCCCACAAGAgtttacatattcttttaaaagtgctctcttacctttttttttgtaaatagctCAATAAGGAAAGTCACTTTTCTGTGGTTTGGAAGTAGTCCAGAGGCTGAAAATAGCCAATCTGGTCTGAAAGTAGCAGCCAGAGGAGTGAGCACCCGAAATGGGTGAAAGCTAAGTTTTCTTGTCTTTGTTCTGTGTTTCGGAAAAATCCACGAAGGCCCGTCCATTGCATATATGAAGCCATTTAAATGGCACCTTGCTATTGGGATTATTCTAGTCCCTGAAGTAATTTAAAGTTGAGGCATTTAAGTGACAAAATTTAGAAACTTTATACATCTGAGATTATGTCCCCAAGATCCAATTATTCTGAAGTCCTCCAGAAAtactttcttccctctccctccctttgtACCCATCCTGCTGAGCTACTAGGAGGCATTAGAGAAGGGTCATTCTGGTCCTGCTGGAATTAACATAAACCCCTCAGTCAATAAGAACTCTTAGCAGAGCCCATAATAGATCTGGGAGAATGTGAACCCACTGCACAGGACAAATCCTTGTTAGCAGCCCCAGCATTTCCAAATTCAGGATCTCAGGGCTGGAAAGAAGCAAGTAACCTAGAAGGTTTTGTCTTGTCTGTCTCCCACCAAATAGACTCTGAGCACCTACCATAGGCCAGGCCTTCACAGGGCATTGGGAGAGTCATAAATGAATCTGGTCCTGGCTCCTGCCAAGAGTTTCACAGGTACAGCAGCCGTGGGCTTAAAAAAGGCTAGTTGATTGCAGAAGTGATGTCTTTTTGTTTGAAGACTTTCTTAGGTGTATGTGTTTTATCCTCTCCAGAGAATAAACTTTTTGTTGAGGTAGACAGGGGAGAGTTGACCGATGTCATATAATAAGGGAGGGGATGTAGGAACTTtgtttattatacattttttcctAATCCTCCTTATTTTAGCAGCACCTCTTTTCATTCCTGGTCTGAGGGACCTGGTACAGTGAGTCTTCTGTGCTGTAGGTCTGGTTGTGGCTGTCTTAGTTTCTGGCTTAGGATTTGACTCTATCAGATCTGCTATGGAAATGGCTACTAGTCCATTCACTTTCCAGCCTGCAGAATGTTATC
It encodes the following:
- the LOC116663388 gene encoding olfactory receptor 13C7-like; this encodes MDRSNQTSPMLGFILLGLSAHPKLEKTFFVLILLMYLLILLGNGVLVLVTVSDSHLHTPMYFFLGNLSFLDICYTTSSVPLILGSFLTPRKTISFSGCAVQMFLSFAMGATECVLLGMMAFDRYVAICNPLRYPMVMSKAAYVPMAAGSWAAGSTTAMVQTSLAMQLPFCGDNVINHFTCEILAVLKLACADISINVISMVVANVIFLGVPVLLISFSYVFIIATILKIPSAEGRKKAFSTCSAHLTVMVVFYGTILFMYGKPKSRDPLGVDKQGLADKLTSLFYGMVTPMLNPIIYSLRNKDRKTAVRNLLTQKHFTW